Proteins found in one Fibrobacter sp. UWT2 genomic segment:
- a CDS encoding aconitate hydratase — protein MLFNFDMIQGVYARIPARVEAARKQLGRPLTLAEKIIYSHLIDGAENRTYERGKDFAEFHPDRVAMQDATAQMALLQFTTAGKARVAVPSSVHCDHLIIAREGVEKDLPRAKEESKEVYDFLQSVSAKYGIDCWLPGAGIIHQVVLENYAFPGGMMIGTDSHTVNAGGLGMLAIGVGGADAVDAMVGLPWELKYPKMIGVKLTGKLQGFATAKDIILKLAGILTVKGGTNAIIEYFGEGARSLSATGKATIANMGAEVGATCSTFSYDDSMSRYLKVTGRADVAAAADKIAEHLKADPEVEANPEKYFDRVVEINLSELVPHFNGPFSPDRAFAVTDMAESLKATETKPESTPVVSAALIGSCTNSSYEDLFMAANMIKQALAKGLSPKCPLLINPGSEQVRYTAERDGLIDLFKQFGATIMTNACGPCIGRWDRAGADKKELNTIVHSFNRNFAKRADGNPNTHAFVASPLMAVIAALSGDIRFNPMTDTLVNNEGKAVKLDPPEQCELPPKGFEVKDAGYQAPAEDGSKITVSINPESKRLQALAPFAAWDGKDIAGAPLLIKAKGKCTTDHISMAGPWLNYRGHLENISNNMLIGAVNAFNGETNKVLCQCGSYKEVPELAKIYKAKGTGSIVIGDENYGEGSSREHAAMEPRFLGVKAVIVKSFARIHETNLKKQGMLALTFKNAADYDKIQEQDVFDIVGLTKFAPGSEFTLVAHHKDGSVDNIALSHTYNEQQWAWFKAGSALNLIRANNK, from the coding sequence ATGCTTTTCAATTTCGACATGATCCAGGGCGTCTACGCCCGCATTCCTGCCCGCGTTGAAGCTGCACGCAAGCAGCTGGGCCGTCCGCTCACCCTCGCCGAAAAGATTATCTACAGCCACCTGATCGATGGCGCCGAGAACAGGACTTATGAACGCGGCAAGGATTTTGCCGAATTCCACCCCGACCGCGTGGCCATGCAGGACGCAACCGCCCAGATGGCCCTTTTGCAGTTCACCACCGCCGGTAAGGCCCGCGTGGCAGTGCCGAGCTCCGTGCACTGCGACCACCTGATTATCGCCCGCGAAGGTGTCGAAAAGGACTTGCCCCGCGCCAAAGAAGAAAGCAAGGAAGTTTACGATTTCCTCCAGTCCGTGTCTGCCAAATACGGCATTGACTGCTGGCTCCCGGGCGCAGGCATCATCCACCAGGTGGTGCTCGAAAACTACGCCTTCCCGGGCGGAATGATGATCGGTACTGACTCCCACACCGTGAACGCTGGCGGTCTCGGCATGCTCGCGATTGGCGTGGGCGGTGCAGACGCCGTGGACGCCATGGTCGGCCTCCCGTGGGAACTCAAGTACCCGAAGATGATCGGCGTGAAGCTCACCGGCAAGCTCCAAGGTTTCGCTACCGCGAAGGACATCATCCTTAAGCTCGCAGGCATCTTGACCGTGAAGGGCGGCACCAATGCCATTATCGAATACTTCGGCGAAGGCGCACGCAGCCTCTCCGCAACAGGCAAGGCAACGATTGCGAACATGGGTGCCGAAGTGGGCGCAACATGCTCCACCTTCAGCTACGACGACTCCATGAGCCGTTACCTCAAGGTGACCGGCCGCGCCGACGTTGCCGCCGCCGCCGACAAGATTGCAGAACACCTCAAGGCCGACCCCGAAGTCGAAGCAAATCCGGAAAAGTATTTTGACCGCGTCGTGGAAATCAACCTGAGCGAACTCGTGCCGCACTTCAACGGCCCGTTCAGCCCGGACCGAGCTTTCGCCGTGACCGATATGGCAGAAAGCCTCAAGGCCACCGAAACCAAGCCGGAATCTACGCCGGTCGTAAGCGCCGCCCTCATCGGTAGCTGCACGAACTCCAGCTACGAAGATTTGTTCATGGCAGCCAACATGATCAAGCAGGCCCTCGCGAAGGGTCTCAGCCCGAAGTGCCCGCTCCTCATCAACCCGGGTTCTGAACAAGTGCGTTACACCGCCGAACGCGACGGCCTCATCGACTTGTTCAAGCAGTTCGGCGCCACCATCATGACTAACGCCTGCGGTCCTTGCATTGGCCGTTGGGACCGTGCCGGTGCCGACAAGAAGGAACTCAACACCATCGTCCACAGCTTCAACCGCAACTTCGCCAAGCGCGCCGACGGCAACCCGAACACGCACGCATTCGTGGCTAGCCCGCTCATGGCCGTGATTGCAGCGCTCAGCGGCGACATCCGCTTCAACCCGATGACCGACACTCTCGTGAACAATGAGGGTAAGGCCGTAAAGCTCGACCCGCCGGAACAGTGCGAACTCCCGCCGAAGGGCTTCGAAGTCAAGGACGCAGGCTACCAGGCTCCGGCAGAAGACGGTTCCAAGATTACCGTTTCCATCAACCCCGAAAGCAAGCGCCTCCAGGCTCTCGCTCCGTTCGCGGCTTGGGACGGCAAGGACATCGCCGGTGCCCCGCTCCTCATCAAGGCCAAGGGCAAGTGCACCACCGACCACATCTCCATGGCCGGTCCGTGGCTCAACTACCGCGGTCACCTCGAAAACATTTCGAACAACATGCTCATCGGCGCCGTGAACGCCTTCAACGGCGAAACGAACAAGGTTCTCTGCCAGTGCGGCAGCTACAAGGAAGTCCCCGAACTTGCCAAGATTTACAAGGCCAAGGGTACGGGCTCCATCGTGATCGGAGACGAAAACTACGGCGAAGGCTCCAGCCGCGAACATGCCGCCATGGAACCGCGCTTCCTCGGTGTGAAGGCCGTGATCGTGAAGAGCTTCGCCCGCATCCACGAAACGAACCTCAAGAAGCAGGGCATGCTCGCCCTCACCTTCAAGAACGCTGCCGACTACGACAAGATCCAGGAACAGGACGTATTCGACATCGTGGGCCTCACCAAGTTCGCTCCGGGTTCCGAGTTCACCCTCGTTGCTCACCACAAGGATGGCTCTGTCGACAACATCGCCCTGAGCCACACCTACAACGAACAGCAGTGGGCATGGTTC
- a CDS encoding SulP family inorganic anion transporter: protein MSNINAKDSVKNFLAGVKTTVTPELFRTIRRGYDKKNFVSDLMSGLIVGILALPLAIAFAIASGVGPEQGLYTAIIAGFTISLLGGSRFQIGGPTGAFIVIVYGIVSQYGYDGLASATLLAGILLIIFGLAKFGAIIKFIPYPVTVGFTAGIAIIIALGQVPNFFGLRFLSKDPADAVGKIKLYASSLDTVNIYAVIVGLVALAVCILWPKITTKVPGSLIAIIVATVMVKVLGWDDPITGHGVVTIGMKNHIPSGFPVPHLPNISLEMMQKVFQPALTIAILGAIESLLSAVVADGMTSTKHRSNTELFGQGVANVLSPMFGGIPATGAIARTATNIRNGAVSPISGLVHAVVLLLIMLVLGKYAEMIPMAALAAVLFQVAFNMCGYRSFIKMFKAPKSDVAVMLVAFFLTVIIDLTVAIEVGVLLAAVLFIKRMSDVAEVETVTEALKEDDEEAAHNELSRQVPKGVAVYELAGSLFFGAVDKFKDTMARISDKPKILILRMRSVSSIDAAGIQMIEDLLNRCNREGTQLLLSGVHAQPVVALTRAGVLKQLGEENALGNIDAALNRARELLGLPIVDTSHEMPQAPTVSWEKSLDKPWMPEESNAAVAEETPEVIAEKMLDEPVVKIEEKTK from the coding sequence ATGTCCAATATAAACGCCAAAGATTCCGTCAAGAATTTCCTTGCTGGAGTCAAGACGACCGTTACTCCCGAACTGTTTCGCACGATCCGCAGGGGCTACGACAAGAAGAACTTCGTAAGCGACCTCATGTCGGGCCTGATTGTGGGCATTTTGGCCTTGCCGCTTGCCATTGCGTTTGCTATCGCTTCGGGTGTGGGTCCGGAACAGGGCCTTTACACGGCCATTATCGCGGGCTTTACCATTTCGCTCTTGGGCGGTTCCCGCTTCCAGATTGGCGGCCCGACGGGTGCATTCATTGTGATTGTCTACGGCATCGTGAGCCAGTACGGTTACGACGGTCTTGCTTCGGCCACCCTTTTGGCCGGTATCTTGCTGATTATCTTTGGCTTGGCCAAATTTGGCGCGATTATCAAGTTTATCCCGTATCCGGTGACCGTAGGCTTTACCGCCGGTATCGCTATTATTATTGCTCTTGGCCAGGTGCCGAACTTCTTTGGCCTGCGTTTCCTTTCCAAAGACCCGGCCGATGCCGTGGGCAAAATCAAGCTTTACGCCTCTTCGCTTGATACTGTTAATATTTATGCCGTGATTGTGGGCCTTGTGGCTTTGGCCGTTTGCATTCTGTGGCCGAAGATTACGACGAAAGTTCCGGGTTCCCTGATTGCCATTATTGTGGCGACCGTCATGGTGAAGGTTTTGGGCTGGGATGACCCGATTACGGGCCACGGCGTGGTGACCATTGGCATGAAAAACCACATTCCGAGCGGTTTCCCGGTTCCGCATTTGCCAAACATTAGCCTTGAAATGATGCAGAAGGTGTTCCAGCCGGCTTTGACCATTGCCATTTTGGGTGCTATTGAATCCCTTTTGTCTGCCGTGGTGGCCGACGGTATGACCTCGACCAAGCACCGTTCGAATACCGAACTTTTCGGCCAGGGTGTCGCTAACGTGCTTTCCCCGATGTTTGGTGGTATTCCGGCGACCGGTGCCATTGCCCGTACGGCAACCAACATCCGTAACGGTGCCGTGAGCCCGATTTCTGGCTTGGTACACGCGGTTGTTTTGCTCCTCATTATGCTTGTGCTCGGTAAGTACGCCGAAATGATCCCGATGGCAGCGCTTGCCGCCGTGCTTTTCCAGGTGGCATTCAATATGTGCGGCTATCGCAGCTTTATCAAGATGTTCAAGGCCCCGAAGAGCGATGTTGCTGTGATGCTTGTGGCCTTTTTCTTGACCGTGATTATCGACCTGACGGTTGCAATCGAAGTGGGCGTGCTTTTGGCCGCAGTGCTCTTCATTAAGCGCATGAGCGATGTTGCCGAAGTGGAAACGGTGACTGAAGCCCTTAAAGAAGACGACGAAGAAGCTGCTCATAACGAGCTTAGCCGCCAGGTGCCGAAGGGCGTTGCCGTGTACGAACTTGCCGGTTCGCTCTTCTTTGGTGCGGTCGACAAGTTTAAGGATACCATGGCCCGCATCTCCGACAAGCCGAAGATTCTTATTCTGCGCATGCGTAGCGTGTCTAGCATCGATGCCGCCGGTATCCAGATGATCGAAGACTTGCTCAACCGTTGCAACCGCGAAGGCACTCAGCTGTTGCTCTCGGGCGTGCATGCCCAGCCGGTGGTGGCCTTGACTCGCGCCGGCGTGCTCAAGCAGCTCGGCGAAGAAAACGCCCTCGGAAACATTGATGCTGCCCTTAATCGTGCCCGCGAACTCTTGGGCCTTCCGATTGTGGATACCTCGCACGAAATGCCGCAGGCGCCTACCGTTTCTTGGGAAAAGAGCCTCGATAAGCCGTGGATGCCCGAAGAATCGAACGCTGCCGTGGCCGAAGAAACGCCGGAAGTTATCGCCGAAAAAATGCTCGACGAACCGGTCGTGAAAATCGAAGAAAAAACAAAGTAA
- the purN gene encoding phosphoribosylglycinamide formyltransferase: protein MFKIGVMASGGGSNFKAIIDRIGEGDLEAQCKFLITNNGGCGAVGHAESYGIPVYHISGKTHPDTAAYEAALLEVIDRYDIDLLILAGYMKALPVSLIKRLPDRILNIHPSLLPKYGGKGFWGIHVHEAVIAANEKESGPTVHLVSEEIDQGRILAQTRVPVEDGDTPETLAARVLVQEHALYWKTIKEYAAQIGV, encoded by the coding sequence ATGTTTAAAATCGGCGTCATGGCTTCCGGTGGTGGAAGCAACTTTAAAGCAATAATTGACCGTATAGGCGAGGGCGACCTCGAAGCCCAGTGCAAATTCCTGATTACTAACAATGGTGGTTGCGGGGCTGTCGGTCATGCTGAATCTTACGGGATTCCTGTTTACCACATTTCTGGTAAGACCCACCCCGATACGGCTGCCTATGAAGCCGCACTTTTAGAAGTGATCGATCGTTACGATATCGATTTGCTGATTTTGGCTGGCTACATGAAGGCCTTGCCGGTAAGCCTCATTAAAAGGCTCCCGGACCGCATCTTGAACATTCACCCGTCGCTTTTGCCCAAGTACGGTGGCAAGGGCTTCTGGGGAATTCACGTGCATGAGGCCGTAATCGCCGCCAACGAAAAGGAGTCGGGCCCGACGGTTCACCTGGTGAGCGAAGAAATCGACCAGGGTCGAATCTTGGCGCAGACCCGCGTGCCAGTTGAAGATGGCGATACGCCTGAAACGCTCGCTGCTCGTGTGCTGGTGCAGGAACACGCCCTTTACTGGAAGACGATTAAGGAATATGCCGCTCAAATAGGCGTGTAA
- a CDS encoding ribonuclease HII → MKFKVPAFLEGIEFPVDGEVAMRKFAASQMGENAVVVGIDEVGRGPLAGPVVACAAVLKAPDALLTLNDSKKLTRPKREAMYQDVQDACACFAVASASVEEIDRMNILEADFLAMRRALQALGMPGLHESVPQIPIFQKGSFASLTTSHQPLTTLIAVDGNLKIHGIPEELQIPVVKGDGRIASISAASILAKVFRDRYMDDLEKKFPGYGFDKHAGYGTKAHLDAIRRLGMTPEHRKSFHPKSLQTELDLF, encoded by the coding sequence ATGAAATTCAAAGTCCCGGCATTTCTCGAAGGAATTGAATTCCCTGTCGATGGCGAAGTTGCCATGCGCAAATTCGCTGCATCCCAGATGGGGGAGAATGCCGTGGTCGTGGGCATTGACGAAGTGGGTCGCGGCCCTTTGGCAGGCCCTGTGGTGGCGTGTGCCGCTGTCCTTAAGGCGCCCGACGCACTCCTGACACTCAACGATTCCAAAAAGCTCACGCGCCCGAAGCGCGAAGCCATGTACCAGGACGTGCAAGATGCTTGCGCCTGCTTTGCCGTGGCAAGCGCCTCGGTCGAAGAAATTGACCGCATGAACATTCTGGAAGCGGACTTTTTGGCGATGCGCCGAGCCTTGCAGGCTCTCGGTATGCCCGGTTTGCACGAATCTGTCCCCCAAATTCCGATTTTCCAGAAAGGCTCCTTTGCGTCCCTAACCACTAGCCACCAACCACTAACCACTTTAATTGCTGTCGACGGCAACCTCAAGATTCACGGAATCCCCGAAGAATTGCAAATTCCGGTAGTCAAGGGTGATGGCCGTATCGCAAGTATCTCGGCGGCCTCGATTTTGGCGAAAGTCTTCCGTGACCGCTACATGGACGACCTGGAAAAGAAATTCCCCGGCTACGGTTTTGACAAGCATGCCGGTTACGGAACCAAGGCTCACCTTGACGCAATCCGCCGTCTCGGCATGACCCCTGAACATCGTAAAAGCTTTCACCCCAAGAGCTTACAGACAGAGCTGGATCTTTTTTAA
- a CDS encoding fibrobacter succinogenes major paralogous domain-containing protein, with product MILKKKSLLALGFASLMFVACGDESSSDLTSSNPSDDKGDSSTSWVEAVESIYDLGKCDSKRDGHVVFVEDDDVYYVCENSKWHETEEPSSSSQKVESSSSFQKVESSSSVNGGSKDESSNSKSEGSSSSKGGNSNPKDDSGGKTESSSSGKSSSSVAESSSSVPRDNEEIENIAISKKVFTGVVEKGPYASGTAVKVSELDDELDATGTSFEWEVINDKGAYTSAKVSLKSRYALLQASGFYLNEVTNKSSDSQLALRALVDLGEKDGANINVLTHLAVRRTINLFTQSGQYKNVIAAKAKAEQEVMEAFFMPKVNHSFEDLTVFGSGEDDAKLLAVSLLVLANNTDADVSKLIANVANGLEADGKWDEGDDENYKAVIIGMADWAYSADLAKIRENLEKIGDVPDFEKYVYHFMAKAYGMSSCLEKSDGYIERNTAPSSKFLGDTLTCDGSIYRKIHASEISMQYACTKSREGEIRAKPYTTTDYICHSGNWTLAGVYDYPKSHYFNADYKYGTLKDDRDGKEYKTTTIGNQTWMAENLNFYDRSNPDLAELYTYCYERKDENCDVAGRLYTWAAALNIDTKYHTSSVADAGVVDKKHRGACPDGWHIPTLAEWGVLADYVKEMSTATSPAYALQVLKSAYGWNTTSSDAVTGGSTDEYGFSVIPAGAYYGVYASSSVAAFSTHTFDDVSYFANFWTADEGDLKPATTASYVAFDFRSRNMILETDSYNEKKRGFSVRCVKD from the coding sequence ATGATTTTAAAGAAAAAGTCTCTATTGGCTTTGGGCTTTGCCTCCTTGATGTTTGTTGCCTGTGGCGATGAATCTTCCAGCGATTTGACTAGTTCAAATCCTTCTGACGACAAGGGAGATTCTTCAACTTCCTGGGTGGAGGCTGTAGAATCCATTTACGATCTTGGCAAGTGCGATAGCAAGCGCGATGGTCATGTGGTTTTCGTTGAAGACGACGATGTTTACTATGTTTGTGAAAATTCCAAGTGGCATGAGACGGAAGAACCTTCTTCCAGTTCCCAGAAGGTAGAATCTTCTTCTAGTTTCCAGAAGGTAGAATCTTCTTCGTCTGTGAATGGTGGTTCCAAGGATGAATCCTCGAACTCAAAGAGCGAAGGATCTTCTTCTTCGAAGGGGGGGAATTCCAATCCCAAGGACGATTCCGGAGGCAAAACCGAATCTTCTTCGTCGGGCAAGTCCTCCTCTTCTGTTGCGGAGTCCAGCTCCAGTGTTCCTAGGGACAATGAAGAAATTGAGAACATTGCTATTTCCAAAAAGGTTTTTACCGGTGTTGTCGAAAAGGGACCCTATGCAAGTGGAACTGCAGTCAAAGTTTCTGAATTGGATGACGAACTGGATGCTACGGGAACTTCTTTTGAGTGGGAGGTCATCAATGACAAGGGCGCCTATACTTCGGCAAAGGTTTCTTTGAAATCCAGATATGCACTTTTGCAAGCATCCGGATTCTATCTGAATGAAGTGACCAACAAGTCTTCGGACAGTCAGCTAGCTCTTCGCGCTTTGGTTGATCTTGGCGAAAAGGATGGGGCTAACATCAATGTGCTGACCCATTTGGCGGTGCGTCGCACCATCAATCTTTTTACCCAGTCTGGACAGTACAAGAACGTGATTGCAGCCAAGGCCAAGGCTGAGCAGGAAGTGATGGAAGCCTTCTTTATGCCCAAGGTAAATCATTCCTTTGAAGACTTGACCGTCTTTGGTTCTGGCGAAGATGACGCCAAGCTACTTGCTGTTTCGCTCCTTGTGCTGGCAAACAACACAGACGCCGATGTTTCCAAGTTGATCGCTAATGTCGCCAACGGTCTTGAAGCTGATGGCAAGTGGGATGAGGGCGATGACGAAAACTACAAGGCCGTGATTATTGGCATGGCCGACTGGGCTTATAGTGCAGATTTAGCCAAGATTCGCGAAAATCTTGAAAAAATTGGGGATGTTCCTGATTTTGAAAAGTATGTCTATCACTTTATGGCTAAGGCATACGGCATGTCTTCTTGCTTGGAAAAGAGCGATGGATACATTGAACGCAATACCGCTCCCAGCAGCAAGTTCCTGGGAGATACTCTTACTTGCGATGGTTCAATATACAGAAAAATCCATGCTAGTGAAATTTCTATGCAATACGCCTGCACAAAGTCGCGTGAAGGCGAAATCCGTGCGAAACCCTATACAACTACAGATTACATTTGCCACAGTGGAAATTGGACTCTAGCTGGGGTTTATGATTATCCCAAGAGCCATTACTTCAACGCCGATTACAAGTATGGCACCTTAAAGGACGATCGTGATGGCAAGGAATACAAGACCACGACTATCGGCAATCAAACTTGGATGGCCGAAAACCTGAACTTTTATGATCGTTCCAATCCGGACCTTGCAGAACTTTACACCTACTGTTATGAGCGTAAAGATGAGAACTGCGATGTTGCAGGCCGTCTGTACACTTGGGCTGCCGCATTGAATATTGATACCAAGTATCACACTAGTTCTGTTGCTGACGCAGGTGTTGTCGACAAGAAGCATCGTGGCGCTTGTCCTGATGGCTGGCACATTCCAACCCTTGCTGAATGGGGCGTTCTCGCTGACTATGTGAAGGAAATGTCCACCGCGACGTCTCCTGCCTATGCTCTCCAGGTGTTGAAGTCTGCTTATGGCTGGAATACCACTTCTTCGGATGCTGTGACTGGCGGATCTACTGACGAGTATGGTTTCTCTGTGATTCCTGCGGGGGCCTACTATGGCGTGTATGCAAGCTCAAGTGTAGCTGCCTTTAGTACTCATACTTTTGATGATGTTAGTTATTTTGCCAACTTCTGGACCGCCGACGAAGGCGATCTGAAGCCCGCGACTACCGCAAGCTACGTCGCATTCGACTTCCGTTCAAGAAACATGATTCTGGAAACGGACAGCTATAACGAAAAGAAACGCGGCTTCTCTGTTCGTTGCGTAAAGGACTAA